From Micromonospora auratinigra:
GATCGACTTCGTCGACGTGCACTGGTACCCGGGGGGCAGCGCGGCCGAGTCGCTGGCCCGGACCGCGCACCTGCCCGACGCCGCCTGGCTGCTGCGCCAGCAGATCGCCCGGCACGCCGGCCCGGACGCCGGACGGATCGGCATCAGCTTCACCGAGTTGAACGTCGGCACCGGGCAGAACACCCAGCCGGGCGCGCTCTTCCTGGCCGACGCGTACAGCGCTCTGCTGGAGCAGGGCGTGTTCACGGTGCAGTGGTGGAACGTGCACAACGGCATCGGCACCCCCTCGGAGGTGGCCGGGCAGCCCGACTACAACGACTTCGGGCTGCTCTCCAGCGGTGGGTGCACCGCCGACGGCACGGTCTGCGAGCCGCCGCTGAACACCCCGTTCGCGCCGTACCACGGGCTGTCCATGATGAGCCTGCTCACCCGCTCCGGCGGCCAGTTCGTCCGCGCCGGCACCGACCAGCCGCTGGTCACCGCGCACGCGGTGCGCCGTCCCGACGGCGACCTGGCGGTGCTGCTGGTCAACAAGGACCCGGCGAACGCCTACCCGGTGAGCATCGACTACGCCGGGTTCACCCCGTCGGGCGCGGCGCCGACCGTACACACCCTCACCAACGGCGCGTCCGGGATCGCCACCGACCAGTCGGGCAACGCGACCAGCCGCACGCTGCCGCCGTACTCGCTGACCACGCTCGTGCTGCACCCGGCGGGCGGGGCGGTCGGCCTGCCCGGGGCGCCGGGACAGCCGACGGCGAGCGGCGTCACCGACCGCAGCGCGACCATCTCCTGGCCGGCGGCACCCCCCGCGCCGGGCGGCGGGGCGATCGCCAAGTACGAGCTGCACCGGCAGAACGGGGCGGTCGGCGAGCAGCTCGGCGAGACCACCGGCACCTCGTTCACGGTGGGCAACCTCGCCCCGGGCACCCGCTACACGGTCAACGTGCTGGCCCGGGACTCCGCCGGCAGGCTCTCCTGGTCGTCGCCGCCGCTGACCTTCGCCACCGGCAGCCCGGCCGAGAGCAGCTGCCAGGTCCGCTTCACCAAGGGCAGCGACTGGGGCAACGGGTACGTCGGCACGGTCGACGTCGTCAACACCGGCCCGGACCGGCTCGACGGGTGGACGCTGAGCTGGACCTGGCCGACCGGCTGGCAGCAGGTGAGCAGCGGCTGGAACGCCACCTGGACGCAGACCGGCACCGCGGTGCGGGTGACCCCGACCGCCGACAACCGGTCGCTGGCCGCCGGGGGCGGGTCGACCAGTGTCGGCTTCGTCGGGGCGTACAGCGGGCCGAACGTGCT
This genomic window contains:
- a CDS encoding cellulose binding domain-containing protein, with translation MTHPTTARPPRSRHRRWTALAAGLLLATGGLTVVAPPAAGAAADPVHVTVNAKAGLARVPDTALGVNHAIWDANLGTTATSDLLRAAGVRMLRYPGGSYGDIYHWKDHTAPGGYVAPGTDFDTFMAAARRVGAQPMIIANYGTGTAQEAADWVRYANVTKGYGATYWAVGNENYGNGLYGSGWEADDHPDKSATQYAKLVVAYADAMKAVDPTIKVGAVLTMPANWPDGLTAGGDPGPWNTTVLDIAGPKIDFVDVHWYPGGSAAESLARTAHLPDAAWLLRQQIARHAGPDAGRIGISFTELNVGTGQNTQPGALFLADAYSALLEQGVFTVQWWNVHNGIGTPSEVAGQPDYNDFGLLSSGGCTADGTVCEPPLNTPFAPYHGLSMMSLLTRSGGQFVRAGTDQPLVTAHAVRRPDGDLAVLLVNKDPANAYPVSIDYAGFTPSGAAPTVHTLTNGASGIATDQSGNATSRTLPPYSLTTLVLHPAGGAVGLPGAPGQPTASGVTDRSATISWPAAPPAPGGGAIAKYELHRQNGAVGEQLGETTGTSFTVGNLAPGTRYTVNVLARDSAGRLSWSSPPLTFATGSPAESSCQVRFTKGSDWGNGYVGTVDVVNTGPDRLDGWTLSWTWPTGWQQVSSGWNATWTQTGTAVRVTPTADNRSLAAGGGSTSVGFVGAYSGPNVLPTAFRLNGTVCTTLG